A stretch of the Sulfurimonas sp. HSL-1656 genome encodes the following:
- a CDS encoding cell division protein ZapB yields MLRRQNTGFELTLSLFAVIFLILGVTVWLLIPEAKAYLQLQDDVQSAVERSDRLQMEYDRLYETKEQLAMADARLSERFENGIDAVQLQAWITTVLKDAPLTVTASAHGFEVSARLKTPLAFYALIDRLDTAPWVLKVGPSLSMQAEGNGVQVIFSLHLLQQPVSPAPQ; encoded by the coding sequence ATGCTCAGACGCCAGAATACGGGTTTTGAACTGACCCTTTCGCTCTTCGCCGTCATTTTTCTGATCCTTGGGGTGACGGTCTGGCTGCTGATCCCGGAGGCAAAAGCCTATCTGCAGCTGCAGGATGACGTGCAGAGCGCAGTTGAGCGCAGCGACAGGTTGCAGATGGAATACGACCGGCTCTATGAGACGAAAGAGCAGCTGGCGATGGCAGACGCACGGCTCTCGGAGCGTTTTGAAAACGGTATCGATGCCGTGCAGCTGCAGGCGTGGATCACGACGGTTCTGAAAGATGCACCGTTGACGGTGACGGCTTCCGCCCATGGCTTCGAGGTCTCCGCACGGCTGAAAACCCCGCTGGCATTTTATGCGCTGATCGACCGTCTCGATACCGCCCCCTGGGTTCTGAAAGTCGGCCCCTCACTCTCCATGCAGGCAGAAGGGAATGGGGTACAGGTTATTTTCTCGCTTCACCTGCTGCAGCAGCCAGTTTCTCCCGCACCGCAGTAA
- the nusA gene encoding transcription termination factor NusA, with protein MENILDIIESIAHEKGLSPDSVKEAVKAAFIQTAKRLVNPEFAYDAEIDPETKSIRVYQTITVVEDDDERLEGEEAAAYIGLTRAKAEVDPDVEVGDEFQIEHDIESHGRTAAATLFREIEFHIQRMVENELYNKYKEKIGTIVSGRVTRVDGKQNTYIDMEEVKAVLPMKSRIKGEHFKVGDVVNAVVRRVNIDKINGISIELSRTSPKFLEELLRLEVPEINDKLVIVEKCARIPGERAKIALLSTHPQVDPVGATVGVKGVRINAVSDELLGENIDCVEYTSVPELFIARAMSPAIISSVTIEGDPEDEESEAKAIVTLPSDQKSKAIGKSGINIRLASMLTGYAIELVEQGGSSANAEEGMPAEEKKEDLSSLEALFGE; from the coding sequence ATGGAAAATATTCTGGACATTATTGAATCGATCGCACACGAGAAAGGGCTCTCCCCCGACAGCGTGAAAGAAGCGGTCAAAGCGGCATTTATCCAGACGGCCAAGCGCCTGGTCAACCCGGAGTTCGCCTACGATGCGGAAATCGATCCGGAGACGAAGAGCATCCGCGTCTACCAGACCATCACCGTTGTCGAAGATGACGACGAACGTCTCGAGGGCGAGGAGGCCGCGGCCTATATCGGCCTGACACGCGCCAAGGCCGAGGTCGATCCGGACGTCGAAGTCGGCGACGAATTCCAGATCGAGCACGACATCGAATCCCACGGCCGTACTGCGGCTGCGACCCTGTTCCGCGAAATCGAGTTCCATATCCAGCGCATGGTCGAGAACGAACTGTACAACAAGTACAAAGAGAAGATCGGTACCATCGTCTCCGGACGCGTTACCCGCGTCGACGGCAAGCAGAATACCTATATCGATATGGAAGAGGTCAAAGCCGTCCTCCCGATGAAAAGCCGTATCAAGGGTGAGCACTTCAAGGTCGGCGACGTCGTCAACGCCGTCGTCCGCCGCGTCAACATCGACAAGATCAACGGCATCTCCATCGAACTCTCGCGCACCTCTCCGAAATTCCTCGAAGAGCTGCTGCGCCTCGAGGTTCCCGAGATCAACGACAAACTCGTCATCGTCGAGAAGTGTGCGCGTATCCCGGGCGAACGCGCCAAGATCGCCCTGCTCTCGACCCACCCGCAGGTCGACCCTGTCGGTGCGACCGTCGGGGTCAAAGGGGTCCGTATCAACGCCGTCAGCGACGAACTGCTGGGCGAGAACATCGACTGTGTCGAGTACACCTCCGTTCCGGAACTCTTCATCGCCCGCGCCATGAGCCCGGCGATCATCAGCTCCGTCACGATCGAAGGCGACCCGGAAGATGAAGAGAGCGAAGCAAAAGCGATCGTCACCCTGCCGAGCGACCAGAAATCAAAAGCGATCGGCAAAAGCGGTATCAATATCCGTCTCGCCTCCATGCTCACCGGCTACGCCATTGAGCTTGTCGAACAGGGCGGAAGTTCAGCCAATGCCGAAGAAGGCATGCCGGCCGAAGAGAAAAAAGAGGACCTCTCCTCCCTCGAAGCGCTGTTCGGCGAATAG
- the miaB gene encoding tRNA (N6-isopentenyl adenosine(37)-C2)-methylthiotransferase MiaB: protein MKKLFIETLGCAMNVRDSEHMIAELSQKEDYALCDSAEEADLILINTCSVREKPVHKLFSELGAFNKKKKADAKIGVCGCTASHLGEEIIKKAPYVNFVLGARNVSKITDVLHRDKAVETEIDYDESQFAFSEFRSSPWKAFINISIGCDKQCTFCIVPKTRGDEISIPADLIVREAEKAAATGAREIFLLGQNVNNYGRRFSGEHEKINFTELLRRVSAVEGIERIRFTSPHPFHMDDEFIGEFAANPKICKSIHVPLQSGSTPILKAMKRGYTKEWFLNRIEKIRSMVPDVSISTDVIVAFPGESDADFEETMDVVRKSGFEQMFSFKYSPRPLTEAAEYTDVVDPEVASERLMRLQSMHDAMLDEKCKAYLGRTFTVYFEELRSDGFVAGRSDNNLLIKVKGSEELLGQFADVRITQTYRMGQVGELVGA from the coding sequence GTGAAAAAACTGTTTATCGAAACCCTCGGCTGCGCCATGAACGTCCGCGACAGCGAACATATGATTGCCGAACTGTCACAAAAAGAGGATTACGCCCTCTGTGACAGTGCCGAAGAGGCCGACCTGATCCTGATCAACACCTGCTCCGTCCGCGAAAAGCCGGTCCATAAGCTCTTCTCCGAACTGGGCGCGTTCAACAAAAAGAAAAAGGCAGACGCCAAGATCGGCGTCTGCGGCTGTACCGCGTCGCACCTGGGTGAGGAGATCATCAAAAAAGCGCCCTACGTCAACTTCGTCCTGGGCGCGCGCAACGTCTCCAAGATCACCGATGTGCTGCACCGGGACAAAGCCGTCGAGACGGAAATCGATTATGACGAGTCCCAGTTCGCTTTCAGCGAGTTCCGCAGTTCGCCGTGGAAAGCTTTTATCAACATCTCCATCGGCTGTGACAAGCAGTGCACCTTCTGTATCGTGCCCAAAACGCGCGGTGACGAGATCTCCATTCCGGCGGATCTGATCGTCAGGGAGGCGGAGAAGGCGGCGGCTACCGGCGCCAGAGAGATCTTCCTGCTGGGGCAGAACGTCAACAACTACGGCCGCCGTTTCTCCGGCGAGCATGAAAAGATCAACTTTACGGAGCTGCTGCGCCGTGTCAGCGCCGTCGAGGGGATCGAGCGGATCCGCTTCACCTCGCCGCACCCTTTCCATATGGATGACGAGTTTATCGGCGAGTTTGCTGCCAACCCGAAGATCTGCAAGTCCATTCACGTTCCCCTGCAGAGCGGCTCGACGCCGATTCTCAAGGCGATGAAACGCGGGTATACCAAGGAGTGGTTCCTCAACCGTATCGAAAAGATCCGCTCGATGGTGCCGGACGTCAGTATCAGTACCGACGTCATCGTCGCGTTCCCCGGCGAGAGCGACGCGGATTTCGAGGAGACGATGGACGTCGTTCGGAAGTCCGGCTTTGAACAGATGTTCAGCTTCAAATACTCCCCGCGCCCGCTGACCGAAGCGGCGGAGTACACGGACGTCGTCGATCCGGAAGTCGCCTCGGAGCGCCTTATGCGCCTTCAAAGCATGCATGATGCGATGCTCGACGAAAAGTGCAAAGCGTATCTGGGACGGACGTTCACTGTCTATTTCGAAGAGCTGCGCAGCGACGGTTTCGTGGCCGGGCGCAGCGACAACAACCTCCTGATCAAAGTCAAGGGCAGTGAAGAGCTGCTGGGACAGTTTGCGGATGTTCGCATTACCCAGACCTACCGTATGGGCCAGGTCGGGGAGCTGGTCGGCGCATAA
- a CDS encoding tyrosine-type recombinase/integrase, whose protein sequence is MTKADLGRYRLDFLDYLLDIRGYSDLTVKSYDEALREALPRVEWTEEAGVAVIDLMPYRLMIASQKPRTIAKKLSAWRSYIAYLKKQGLSIELRSDESIKVPKTLPKPVSHAHIMEALAVAEPTERMVVTLLYTLGLRLSELHGLRLERIGREWVRIRGKGDKVRDVPLTEAAGEVIAMHQEACSPRTFLCECNGRRLSENSLRYLVNRAFARVGLKVTPHQLRHAYATELLNHDARIADVSELLGHASMATTQIYTKLGSALKMKHYRTAHPLCKETDGIG, encoded by the coding sequence ATGACCAAAGCCGACCTCGGCCGATACCGCCTTGACTTTCTCGATTATCTCCTGGATATACGGGGCTATTCGGACCTGACGGTCAAGAGCTACGACGAGGCTCTGCGGGAGGCGCTCCCGAGGGTCGAATGGACGGAGGAGGCCGGTGTCGCGGTGATCGACCTGATGCCCTACCGGCTGATGATCGCTTCTCAAAAACCCAGGACCATCGCCAAAAAACTCAGCGCATGGCGCAGCTATATCGCCTACCTGAAAAAGCAGGGGCTGTCAATCGAACTGCGCTCGGATGAGAGCATCAAAGTCCCCAAGACCCTCCCCAAACCCGTTTCCCACGCCCATATCATGGAAGCACTCGCCGTGGCCGAGCCGACCGAACGGATGGTCGTGACACTCCTGTACACCCTCGGGCTGCGCCTCTCGGAACTCCACGGGCTTCGGCTTGAGCGGATCGGCCGGGAGTGGGTCCGCATCCGGGGGAAGGGCGACAAGGTCCGCGACGTGCCGCTGACAGAGGCGGCTGGCGAGGTAATTGCAATGCACCAAGAAGCGTGTTCCCCGCGGACATTCCTCTGCGAGTGTAACGGCAGGCGTTTAAGCGAAAATAGTTTAAGATACCTCGTCAACAGGGCATTTGCGCGGGTCGGTCTGAAGGTGACCCCGCATCAGCTCCGCCACGCCTATGCGACCGAACTGCTCAATCATGATGCCCGGATCGCCGACGTGAGCGAACTGCTGGGCCATGCGTCGATGGCAACGACGCAGATCTATACGAAGTTGGGCAGCGCCTTGAAAATGAAGCATTACCGGACGGCCCATCCGCTATGCAAGGAGACCGATGGCATTGGCTGA
- a CDS encoding HP0268 family nuclease — protein sequence MELKIARSHTDKKPKKVDVEKIESMVEKEGSVILYFDRENSHKDLLALQEHFENEGKSVYMREVRFGLADNEYMYEVHIL from the coding sequence ATGGAGCTTAAAATCGCTCGCAGCCACACCGATAAGAAACCGAAGAAAGTTGATGTCGAAAAGATCGAGAGCATGGTTGAAAAAGAGGGGTCAGTAATCCTCTATTTTGACCGTGAAAACTCGCACAAGGACCTGCTGGCACTGCAGGAGCACTTTGAGAATGAAGGCAAAAGCGTCTATATGCGCGAAGTACGTTTCGGACTCGCCGACAACGAATATATGTACGAAGTGCATATCCTCTAA
- a CDS encoding lysophospholipid acyltransferase family protein, translating to MAAKKKRQSFKKALLQKLGLWLLPPIGALLIRVIYHTSKKRFNLPAHVPEDPVIFAFWHGDLLLMPYLYYRFRDTPNANVLISDHFDGRIIARVMRYFRLGTIHGSSNRNAAKVLIAAMRTLKAGADIGITPDGPRGPRYEVADGIVAMAQKTGAKVIVFSCVPSRCWRLKSWDRFVIPKPFGRLTFFASEPVDLKGLEMEAAKEMVKSKLMEHALE from the coding sequence ATGGCAGCAAAAAAGAAGCGACAGTCGTTCAAAAAGGCGCTGCTTCAGAAGCTGGGCCTCTGGCTCCTGCCCCCGATCGGTGCCCTGCTGATCCGCGTGATCTACCATACGTCGAAAAAACGTTTCAACCTCCCGGCGCACGTCCCCGAAGACCCCGTCATTTTCGCTTTCTGGCACGGTGACCTGCTGCTGATGCCTTACCTCTACTACCGTTTCCGCGACACCCCCAATGCCAATGTCCTGATCTCGGACCATTTCGACGGCCGGATCATTGCACGGGTCATGCGTTACTTCCGCCTGGGCACCATTCACGGCTCCTCCAACCGCAACGCCGCCAAAGTACTGATCGCGGCGATGCGGACGCTCAAAGCGGGGGCGGATATCGGGATCACCCCCGACGGCCCCCGCGGGCCGCGCTATGAAGTGGCCGACGGGATCGTCGCCATGGCGCAGAAAACCGGGGCGAAAGTGATCGTTTTCAGCTGTGTGCCGAGCCGCTGCTGGCGACTGAAAAGCTGGGACCGCTTCGTCATTCCCAAACCCTTCGGCCGCTTGACGTTTTTTGCTTCCGAACCGGTGGATCTGAAAGGGCTGGAGATGGAAGCGGCCAAAGAGATGGTAAAATCAAAGCTGATGGAACACGCGCTGGAGTAG
- the rimO gene encoding 30S ribosomal protein S12 methylthiotransferase RimO codes for MSTKKLHIVSLGCTKNLVDTEVMMGRLQSYELTQESEDADVIIVNTCGFIDAAKEESLNTVLSLDASRKEDSVLVMAGCLSERYKEELSKELSEVDIFTGVGDYDKIDELLAAKQSRFSDEVYLIDGAERVVTGSTYHAYVKLSEGCNQSCSFCAIPSFKGKLHSRTLESIAAEVEGLVKKGYYDFSFISQDSSSFLRDQGFKDGLIQLIKRVELIEGVRSARILYLYPTTTSMKLLETIAKSKTFHNYFDMPIQHIDDGMLKIMKRGAGREQTEKLLDYMRKLPERFVRTSFIVGHPGETEESFRAMCDYARTFGFDRINVFAYSDEEGTSAFERTDKVDAETIAERAEILGAIAEEAKLASLQKMVGSEITLVIDGESDEHEYLLSARDLRWAPEIDGEIYVNDNALDEELSFGVPYRAKIMELVGETLTATVTGHA; via the coding sequence ATGATGGGACGGCTACAATCGTACGAACTGACCCAGGAGAGCGAAGATGCCGACGTCATCATCGTCAACACCTGCGGCTTTATCGACGCGGCCAAGGAAGAGTCCCTCAATACGGTCCTGAGCCTCGATGCTTCCCGCAAGGAGGACTCTGTCCTCGTCATGGCCGGCTGCCTCAGCGAGCGCTACAAGGAAGAACTGAGCAAAGAGCTCAGCGAGGTCGACATCTTCACCGGTGTCGGCGACTATGACAAGATCGATGAACTCCTGGCAGCAAAACAGAGCCGCTTCAGCGACGAGGTCTACCTGATCGACGGTGCCGAGCGCGTCGTCACGGGCTCGACCTATCACGCCTATGTCAAACTCTCCGAGGGGTGCAACCAGAGCTGTTCGTTCTGCGCCATCCCCTCCTTCAAAGGTAAGCTCCACTCCCGGACGCTGGAGAGCATCGCCGCCGAGGTCGAGGGGCTTGTAAAGAAGGGGTATTACGACTTCAGTTTCATCTCCCAGGACTCCAGCTCCTTCCTCCGCGACCAGGGTTTCAAAGACGGGCTCATCCAGCTCATCAAACGCGTCGAGCTGATCGAAGGGGTCAGAAGTGCCCGCATCCTCTACCTCTATCCGACGACGACATCGATGAAACTGCTGGAGACGATCGCGAAGTCGAAAACCTTCCACAACTACTTCGATATGCCGATCCAGCACATCGACGACGGCATGCTCAAGATTATGAAACGCGGTGCCGGCCGGGAACAGACTGAGAAACTGCTCGACTACATGCGCAAGCTGCCGGAGCGTTTCGTACGTACCAGCTTCATCGTCGGCCACCCGGGCGAAACGGAGGAGAGCTTCCGGGCGATGTGCGATTACGCCCGCACCTTCGGTTTTGACCGCATCAACGTCTTCGCCTACTCCGACGAGGAGGGCACAAGCGCCTTTGAGCGCACCGACAAGGTCGACGCGGAGACGATTGCAGAGCGTGCCGAGATCCTGGGCGCTATTGCCGAAGAGGCGAAACTCGCTTCCCTGCAGAAGATGGTCGGCAGTGAAATCACCCTCGTCATCGACGGCGAAAGCGACGAACATGAATACCTCCTCAGCGCACGCGACCTGCGCTGGGCCCCGGAGATCGACGGCGAGATCTATGTCAACGACAACGCCCTCGACGAAGAGCTCTCTTTCGGCGTACCCTACCGCGCCAAGATCATGGAGCTTGTCGGTGAGACACTGACGGCGACCGTTACGGGCCATGCTTGA
- the tilS gene encoding tRNA lysidine(34) synthetase TilS yields MLAFSAGIDSTALFYLLLHEKVPFDIAHVNYHTREQSDAEADHARALAAQYGKQCHVHDSGEISENFEAEARRIRYGFFDTLMEAHGYDVLLTAHQLDDRLEWLLMQLCKGAGLPELLGMAPVTDREGYRLVRPLLDTGKNDLRAWLDAHGYRYFEDASNRDPRHTRNRFRTQHAAPLLEQFQSGIRNSFAFLSRDAAALAPLPEAVIDSDFLMLTGSLERAALMRTVDRWLKRQGYLLRQGEKERILAEDNLVLGRRYALSITPRCAIVTPIAEGSMPKSFRESCRVLGIGAAVRPYLYAHPDHFTAVREKLAAAAGEARK; encoded by the coding sequence TTGCTGGCGTTCTCCGCCGGCATTGACTCCACCGCCCTCTTTTACCTGCTGCTGCACGAAAAGGTCCCTTTCGATATCGCCCACGTCAACTATCATACCCGTGAACAGAGCGATGCGGAAGCCGACCATGCCCGCGCGCTCGCCGCACAGTACGGCAAACAGTGCCACGTTCATGACAGCGGCGAGATCTCCGAAAACTTCGAAGCGGAGGCCCGCCGTATCCGGTACGGTTTCTTCGACACGTTGATGGAGGCACACGGTTATGACGTCCTGCTGACCGCACACCAGCTTGATGACCGGCTGGAGTGGCTGCTGATGCAGCTGTGCAAAGGCGCCGGGCTCCCCGAGCTGCTGGGGATGGCCCCTGTCACTGACCGGGAAGGCTACCGGCTGGTCCGTCCCCTGCTTGACACCGGTAAAAACGACCTTCGGGCCTGGCTGGATGCACACGGATACCGCTACTTTGAAGACGCTTCCAACCGCGACCCGCGCCACACGCGTAACCGTTTCCGTACGCAGCATGCCGCACCGCTGCTTGAGCAGTTCCAAAGCGGGATCAGAAACTCGTTTGCATTTCTCAGCCGCGATGCCGCGGCCCTGGCGCCGCTGCCTGAAGCCGTTATTGATTCGGACTTCCTGATGTTAACCGGGTCGTTGGAACGTGCGGCATTGATGCGTACCGTCGACCGCTGGCTGAAGCGGCAGGGGTATCTGCTGAGACAGGGGGAAAAAGAGCGGATACTGGCCGAAGACAATCTGGTGCTGGGACGCCGCTATGCCTTGAGCATCACACCACGCTGTGCTATTGTAACGCCGATAGCAGAAGGCAGCATGCCCAAATCATTCCGGGAGTCATGCCGGGTGCTGGGCATCGGGGCGGCCGTCCGTCCCTATCTTTATGCCCACCCGGATCATTTTACTGCGGTGCGGGAGAAACTGGCTGCTGCAGCAGGTGAAGCGAGAAAATAA
- a CDS encoding ABC transporter permease, whose amino-acid sequence MNLLLRKAGYLLLMLMLITIISFMAIHAAPNSFLSGGELNPNMSAEAIERLKAVYGLDKPLWQQYTDWIANMTQLDFGISFVSGQDVTAEIMKRLPITLGINIVSLLFVFALSLWLGIKAAMRFEQKADHAIRQLSLVSFAMPSFYLALLMILLFSVELQWLPITGLHSIGGPEEGFPYWLDMAWHLILPVFVMVFLALGSMTVYVRSLTLEILKSDYYFFAKARNLPERTLFRRYILPNLMPPVITLLGLSLPGLIGGSVILEQIFGIEGMGQLFYLSALSRDYPVIMGILMITAFLTLLGNMLADMLLLKLNPYAKRG is encoded by the coding sequence TTGAACCTACTCTTGCGCAAGGCAGGTTACCTGCTGCTGATGCTGATGCTTATTACGATTATCTCTTTTATGGCCATCCACGCGGCTCCCAACAGTTTCCTCAGCGGGGGGGAACTCAACCCCAATATGTCCGCCGAAGCAATCGAACGTCTCAAAGCCGTTTACGGGCTGGACAAACCGCTCTGGCAGCAGTACACGGATTGGATCGCCAACATGACGCAGCTCGATTTCGGCATCTCCTTCGTCAGCGGGCAGGATGTGACTGCCGAGATCATGAAGCGCCTCCCGATCACCCTGGGGATCAATATTGTCTCTTTACTTTTTGTATTTGCCCTCTCGCTCTGGCTTGGCATCAAAGCGGCGATGCGTTTTGAACAGAAGGCTGACCACGCGATCCGGCAGCTCTCCCTGGTCTCTTTTGCAATGCCCTCGTTCTACCTTGCGCTGTTGATGATCCTGCTCTTCAGTGTCGAACTGCAGTGGCTCCCGATCACGGGCCTGCACAGTATCGGCGGGCCGGAGGAGGGCTTTCCCTACTGGCTTGATATGGCATGGCACCTGATCCTCCCCGTCTTTGTCATGGTCTTCCTGGCCCTGGGATCAATGACGGTATATGTGCGTTCCCTTACGCTGGAGATCCTCAAAAGCGACTACTACTTCTTTGCAAAGGCAAGGAATTTGCCGGAACGGACACTTTTCCGCCGTTACATCCTCCCCAATCTGATGCCCCCCGTCATTACGCTGCTGGGACTATCGCTGCCGGGGCTTATCGGGGGGAGCGTCATCCTGGAACAGATCTTCGGGATCGAGGGGATGGGACAGCTCTTTTACCTGAGTGCGCTAAGCAGGGATTATCCCGTCATTATGGGCATTCTGATGATTACGGCATTCCTGACGCTGCTGGGGAATATGCTGGCGGATATGCTCCTGCTGAAACTGAACCCCTACGCGAAGCGGGGATGA